CAAGGCGAAAGCGGGGTTCGCCATCGTGCAGAACCCCTATACCGGCGAAATACTGGCGGCGGCCACCTGTCCGCGGCTGAGCGGGCAGGCCTGGCCTTTTCAGATGACCTACGAACCCGGTTCGACATTCAAGGCAATCACGGTGTCGGCCGCGCTGGAGGAAAACACGATAGCCCCGGCCGACACGTTCGACTGCACCTCAACCGGCAAATGGGAAATTTTTCCCGGCGTCGTTATCGGCGACGACCATAAAACCGGCGTGCTCGACATAACCGGCATTCTGGCCCAGTCCTCGAACATCTGCGCGGCGAAAATCGGGCTTAAACTGGGCAAAAAAAGTTTCTACACCCATATGCGCCAGTTCGGGCTGGGCACGAAAACGACGCTGAACTTTCCCGGCGAATCGAAAGGGATCATCCGGTCATATGAAACGTGGCGCGATATAGACCTGGCCGTAGCGTCATACGGGCACGGCGTTTCCGTCACGCCGATCCAGCTGGTTACGGCTTACAGCGCGAGCGCCAACGGCGGCACGCTGATGGAACCGATTCTCGTCAAACGGGTCACCGGCTCGGGCGGCTCGCTGATTTCCGAAAACAAGCCGCACGTGCTGCGGCAGGTGCTTTCAAAAAAAACTCTGGCGGAGCTGATACCCATGCTGGAGGAAGTGGTGAAAAGCGGCACCGGCTGGCGCGCCAAAATACGCGGCTACAGCATAGCGGGCAAAACCGGCACCTCGAAGAAACTGGTCGGCGGGCGCTATTCGTCGAACAAGCATATCGGCTCATTCGCGGGGTTTTTTCCGGCGCGCAATCCGCGCTTCACCATACTGGTGGGAATAGACGAGCCGAACATCGGCTATTCCGGCGGCGAAACCGCCGCCCCGGCGTTCGCGGAAATCGCCCAGCAGCTGCTCGCCGACAACACCATAGAGCCCGACCTGCCGCAGGAGCTTGACAGCCGGGACTATCAGACCGCCAGCCCGCAGACCAGCCTGCGCAGCAAATATCCGCCGGTCAGGGAGCATCTGTCCGAAGCCGACGAGAAGCACTCGGCCGAAAACAACACGTCCGCTGTGCTCAGACACCTGCCCGTCACCGAACCGATCGAGAAATTTCCGGAGGGTGACGAAGGCATTGAAATAAACGCCCGGGAACCCGTGTCACAAGCCGACAAAGACGTCGGCTCTGAACAATTTTACGACGAGACCGTGCCCAACGGCGCGGCCCGGCTTGAGGATAAACAATGAAATTAGACCTTACCTACAGCGAAGCCGCCCAAGCGTGCGGCGGAACACTGACGCGGGGCGCCGGCACGGACCGTTTTGACGTTATTGTCACCGACAGCCGGCAAGCCAAACCCGGCACGGTGTTTCTTGCGCTTGCGGGCAAAGTGCATGACGCACACAAATTCCTGCCGCAAGCCGTTTCCGCCGGCGCGGACGGCATTATCGTCCGCCGGGGAACGGCGGATTTGCCGGCACGGAGCCCCGCCCACATGATCGAGACGGACGATACGCTCCGCGCGCTTCAGAATCTGGCCGCCTGGCACCGCGGCCGGTTCGATCTTAAAATCGCGGCGGTCACCGGCTCAAACGGCAAAAGCACCACCAAGGAAATGCTGCGCGCCATTTTCACCGCCGCCGGAACAACCTGCGCCAGCAAAGGCAATCTCAACAACCAGTACGGGGTGCCGCTCTCGCTTTTTGAACTGACGCGGGATGACCGCTACGCGGCGTTCGAGCTGGGCGCGTCGCAGGAAGGCGACATTGATGAAATCGCGCGGCTGGTTCGCCCGGACATCGGGATTATTACAAACGTGTCGCCCGCGCATCTCGAATTTTTTCATGACACCGAAACCGTCTACCGCACAAAAACCGAGCTGGCAAACCACATCAACCCCGGCGGCACGCTGGTGTATAATCTTGACAACAGATACCTGCGCCGCCTGAAAACGCAATACGGCAGGCCCGCGCTGTCGTTCGGCACGGATGCGGCGGCCGATTTCCGGCCCGCCGCGCGCACGGGCGGCTTTACCATAGCCGGGCCGGGAATTTCACTGGAAATCAACCGGATCTTGCCGGCCCACAACCTGCTTAACGCCTGCGGCGCGGCGGCCGCGGCGTGGCGGCTGGGCATAGGCCCGGAGCTGATCAAACGGGGGCTGGAAGAGTTCACGCCGATGCCGATGCGGCTGCAGCTGGAGGAAAAAAAAGGCGCGCTGTTCATTCTCGACGCCTATAACGCGAACCCCGCCTCCATGCAGGCAGCGCTCAGCGCACTGTTCGAAGGTGAATACAGACACCCGCTTGTGGCGGTGCTGGGCGACATGAAGGAGCTGGGTGAACAGTCGGCGGTTCTGCACCGCGAACTGGGGCAATGGCTGTCCGCGAAAAAACCGGATATGGTGTTTCTCGCCGGGCCGGAAATCCTGCCCGCGCTTGAACCGCTTGAAAAATCCGGCCTGAAGGTGCAATACGCGCCAGACTACCGCACACTGCTCGACAGCATCCGCCAGAGCCTTTCCGCCGGCGGCACCTGCCTTGTGAAAGCCTCGCGGGCGATGGGTTTTGAAGCCATTTTCCAAGAATTCTAGAAACCGCGCGCCGGCATAAATGGTAATATTTGTCATATGCTCTATTATCTTTATCTGCTGAAAACCGATTTCGGCGCACTTAACGTTTTCCAATACCTGACGTTCCGCATTGGCGGAGCGGTTGTTACGGCGTTTCTGCTTGCACTGCTGCTGGGACCGCGGATCATAAACAAACTGCGGCAATACAAAATCCGCCAGATCCAGCGTTCGGACGGGCCGCAGACCCACCTTGTGAAAAACGGCACGCCCACCATGGGCGGCCTGATCATACTGGGCGCGCTGGCCGTTACGGTTTTGCTGTGGGCCCGGCCGGACTCGCGGTTCGTATGGCTGCTGCTGTGGGTTACGGGACTGCTCGCTTTCGTCGGCATCTATGACGATTACACCAAACTGGTCAAGCGCAATCCCAAAGGCGCGCCTTCATGGGTAAAACTGGTTATACAGCTGGCGGCAGGCCTGTCGGTCGCGGCGTATTTCGCTGTCGAACCGCAAAACCCCGCGTTCGCGACCGCGCTTTCCATTCCTTACACCAAAGGCATTGTGATAGGGCTGGGCTCGCTTTATTTCGCGCTTACCATGCTGCTGGTGGTGGGCTCGTCGAACGCGGTTAACCTGACTGACGGGCTTGACGGACTCGCCGCCGGCAACATGATTTTCTGCGCAGCCGCCTACGCCGTGCTGGCCTATCTGGCCGGCAATATAAAATTCTCCGCGTACCTTAAGATAATACATGTGCCCGGCGCGGGTGAAATAGCGGTTTTCATGGGCGCGCTGATGGGCGCATGCCTGGGCTTTCTGTGGTTCAACTCGCATCCGGCAGAAGTGTTCATGGGCGACACGAGCTCGCTGTTTCTGGGCGGCGTGCTGGGCGTGACGGCGATCTGCGTAAAACAGGAACTGCTGCTGCCCGTCATCGGAGGCATTTTCGTGGCGGAAACGCTTTCCGTGATAATGCAGATGGTATACTTTAAAATCACAAAAGGCAAACGCCTGTTCAGAATGGCGCCGCTGCACCATCACTTCGAATTGAAAGGCTGGGCGGAAACCAAAGTAACGGTCAGGTTCTGGATAGTCGGGATCATGCTGACGCTGACGGCGCTTGCGTCGCTGAAACTCCGCTGATATGCTGGGGAAGAAACGCAAGCGCAGGGGAGGCTGGCGCAATCCGTTTTCAAAATGGATTGCCGGAAAAAGCAAAGCCGCGCCCGCGCGCAAAGCTCCGGCTGATGCCGTGACCATAGATTTCCCGCTTTTCATCGCGGTGCTGGCGCTGGTCATCATGGGGCTGATCATCATGTATTCGTCCAGCGCGTTCTGGGGGGAATATTACCACCGCGATTCGCTGTATTTTTTCAAACGGCAGTCGGTTTTCGCGGCTTTCGGCTTCGCGACAATGCTGGCCATCGCAAAATACTACCGCAAATTCGCCGACCGGATAAATCCGACCGGCCTGCTGGTATGCACCTGGATTCTGCTGGTCGGTGTGCTGTTTTGCAGGCCGGTGGCCAATGTGCATCGCTGGATCCCGGTCGGGCCGGTGCGGCTGCAGCCGTCGGAGCTTGCTAAAATAAGCCTGATTTTCTTTCTGGCGCGGTATCTGGACGCAAACAAAAGCCGCCTGGCCAAATCCTACAAAGCGCTGGCCTATCCGGTGCTGATGACGCTGATTACGCTGGGCCTGATAGCCGTGGAGCCGGATCTGGGCACGCCGGCACTGCTGTTTCTGGTTTCGGCGGCGCTGCTGTTCGTGGGCGGAATGAGCATGAAAATCCTGCTCGCGGGGCTGGCGGCGGCGGTGCCGGTGGCGGCGTACCAGTTGATTAAATACGAGTACCGGATAAAACGGCTGCTGGTGTTTCTGTCGCCGGAACAGAATATCAGTTCCTCAGGTTACCAGCTGCACCAGAGCTTTCTGGCGATCGGGGCGGGCGGCTGGCTCGGCGCGGGACTGGGCGCGTCGAAGATGAAACTGCTGTATCTGCCGGAACCGCACACCGATTTCATTTTCGCCATCATGGCCGAGGAGCTGGGCCTGCTGCGCGTGCTGTGCGTGGTGGGACTTTTCTGCTTTGTCATCTACCGGGGCCTGAAAATCGCGCGGACGGCGAGCTCGCTTTCCGGCTCGATGACGGCGCTGGGGATCACGCTGATGCTGGCATTGCAGTCGTTTTACAACATGTCCATGTCAACGGGGCTGGTGCCCACGAAAGGAATACCGCTGCCGTTTTTCTCGTACGGCGGCTCATCCATATTATCAACGCTGGTCATGATGGGAATACTGCT
The Elusimicrobiaceae bacterium DNA segment above includes these coding regions:
- a CDS encoding penicillin-binding protein 2, with the translated sequence MINTTKQRLAIVSILTLLPAIPLAARLFYLQTFRHSELAGKAASTTSTPTMETRLRGTIRDRSGVALAESLPTYTCAISKRDTNSPRQMIPLLARELELPEAKIRAKWNSAKNFFYVKTKIEPAVYENLMKQLRARKLSGAILSRSFNRVHPSGELAKDLLGSVSYDHTGVSGIEKMYDETLRGKVEKHLAYKDRYGQIIYNPDLKTEEDLRDVTLAIDSRIQYYTETALDRAVAASKAKAGFAIVQNPYTGEILAAATCPRLSGQAWPFQMTYEPGSTFKAITVSAALEENTIAPADTFDCTSTGKWEIFPGVVIGDDHKTGVLDITGILAQSSNICAAKIGLKLGKKSFYTHMRQFGLGTKTTLNFPGESKGIIRSYETWRDIDLAVASYGHGVSVTPIQLVTAYSASANGGTLMEPILVKRVTGSGGSLISENKPHVLRQVLSKKTLAELIPMLEEVVKSGTGWRAKIRGYSIAGKTGTSKKLVGGRYSSNKHIGSFAGFFPARNPRFTILVGIDEPNIGYSGGETAAPAFAEIAQQLLADNTIEPDLPQELDSRDYQTASPQTSLRSKYPPVREHLSEADEKHSAENNTSAVLRHLPVTEPIEKFPEGDEGIEINAREPVSQADKDVGSEQFYDETVPNGAARLEDKQ
- a CDS encoding UDP-N-acetylmuramoyl-tripeptide--D-alanyl-D-alanine ligase — protein: MKLDLTYSEAAQACGGTLTRGAGTDRFDVIVTDSRQAKPGTVFLALAGKVHDAHKFLPQAVSAGADGIIVRRGTADLPARSPAHMIETDDTLRALQNLAAWHRGRFDLKIAAVTGSNGKSTTKEMLRAIFTAAGTTCASKGNLNNQYGVPLSLFELTRDDRYAAFELGASQEGDIDEIARLVRPDIGIITNVSPAHLEFFHDTETVYRTKTELANHINPGGTLVYNLDNRYLRRLKTQYGRPALSFGTDAAADFRPAARTGGFTIAGPGISLEINRILPAHNLLNACGAAAAAWRLGIGPELIKRGLEEFTPMPMRLQLEEKKGALFILDAYNANPASMQAALSALFEGEYRHPLVAVLGDMKELGEQSAVLHRELGQWLSAKKPDMVFLAGPEILPALEPLEKSGLKVQYAPDYRTLLDSIRQSLSAGGTCLVKASRAMGFEAIFQEF
- the mraY gene encoding phospho-N-acetylmuramoyl-pentapeptide-transferase, with translation MLYYLYLLKTDFGALNVFQYLTFRIGGAVVTAFLLALLLGPRIINKLRQYKIRQIQRSDGPQTHLVKNGTPTMGGLIILGALAVTVLLWARPDSRFVWLLLWVTGLLAFVGIYDDYTKLVKRNPKGAPSWVKLVIQLAAGLSVAAYFAVEPQNPAFATALSIPYTKGIVIGLGSLYFALTMLLVVGSSNAVNLTDGLDGLAAGNMIFCAAAYAVLAYLAGNIKFSAYLKIIHVPGAGEIAVFMGALMGACLGFLWFNSHPAEVFMGDTSSLFLGGVLGVTAICVKQELLLPVIGGIFVAETLSVIMQMVYFKITKGKRLFRMAPLHHHFELKGWAETKVTVRFWIVGIMLTLTALASLKLR
- the ftsW gene encoding putative lipid II flippase FtsW; the protein is MLGKKRKRRGGWRNPFSKWIAGKSKAAPARKAPADAVTIDFPLFIAVLALVIMGLIIMYSSSAFWGEYYHRDSLYFFKRQSVFAAFGFATMLAIAKYYRKFADRINPTGLLVCTWILLVGVLFCRPVANVHRWIPVGPVRLQPSELAKISLIFFLARYLDANKSRLAKSYKALAYPVLMTLITLGLIAVEPDLGTPALLFLVSAALLFVGGMSMKILLAGLAAAVPVAAYQLIKYEYRIKRLLVFLSPEQNISSSGYQLHQSFLAIGAGGWLGAGLGASKMKLLYLPEPHTDFIFAIMAEELGLLRVLCVVGLFCFVIYRGLKIARTASSLSGSMTALGITLMLALQSFYNMSMSTGLVPTKGIPLPFFSYGGSSILSTLVMMGILLGISARSAEKKPAGERGSK